The Streptomyces tendae DNA segment GCGAGGCGGCGGCTGGGCTACGGCCGCGGTGCCCGGATGAAGTTCGAGCGGGACGAGGTGACCTTCCTGGGCGGTGTCCGGCACGGCCTGACCCTGGGCTCCCCGGTCGCGGTCATGGTGGGCAACACCGAGTGGCCGAAGTGGGAGCAGGTCATGGCGGCCGACCCGGTCGACCCCGAGGTGCTGGCGGGCCTGGCCCGCAACGCCCCGCTGACCCGGCCCCGTCCCGGCCACGCGGACCTGGCCGGCATGCAGAAGTACGGCTTCGACGAGGCCCGCCCGATCCTGGAGCGCGCCTCCGCCCGGGAGACCGCCGCCCGGGTGGCGCTCGGCGCGGTCGCCCGGTCGTACCTGAAGGCGACGGCCGGCATCGAGATCGTCTCCCACGTGGTCGAACTGTGCTCCGTCAGGGCCCCGCAGGGCGTGTACCCCACCCCGGCCGACGTCGAGAAGCTCGACGCCGACCCGCTGCGCTGCCTGGACGCCGACACCTCGAAGGCGATGGTCGCCGAGGTCGACCAGGCGCACAAGGACGGCGACACCCTCGGCGGCGTGGTCGAGATCCTCGCCTACGGCGTGCCGGTGGGCCTCGGCTCGCACGTCCACTGGGACCGCAAGCTCGACGCGCGGCTGGCCGGCGCCCTCATGGGCATCCAGGCCATCAAGGGCGTCGAGATCGGTGACGGCTTCGAACTCGCCCGCGTCCCCGGCTCCAA contains these protein-coding regions:
- the aroC gene encoding chorismate synthase, producing MSRLRWLTAGESHGPALVATLEGLPAGVPITTDMVADHLARRRLGYGRGARMKFERDEVTFLGGVRHGLTLGSPVAVMVGNTEWPKWEQVMAADPVDPEVLAGLARNAPLTRPRPGHADLAGMQKYGFDEARPILERASARETAARVALGAVARSYLKATAGIEIVSHVVELCSVRAPQGVYPTPADVEKLDADPLRCLDADTSKAMVAEVDQAHKDGDTLGGVVEILAYGVPVGLGSHVHWDRKLDARLAGALMGIQAIKGVEIGDGFELARVPGSKAHDEIVNTPEGIRRVSGRAGGTEGGLSTGELLRCRAAMKPIATVPRALKTVDVTTGEAAQAHHQRSDVSAVPAAGIVAEAMVALVLADAVAEKFGGDSVTETRRNVTSYLENLAVR